A part of Chanos chanos chromosome 9, fChaCha1.1, whole genome shotgun sequence genomic DNA contains:
- the LOC115821788 gene encoding uncharacterized protein LOC115821788 — MAGRSGLSSIGRGIPAASIDWRSLLSGKTKAGDAKVVLSGSAWSPDFIQELLPAAERTALLYHVSYLCLAGFPTLERLLRSRALETQLLFGSSEALLFKCIGTSENLVKSLFPMLKIAVEKNKPTLAVKYLEKAKAWITKIITEVEQIVERYNSHNRDIATTTSDVITEKTETDKKIESQTKEAEIAETTVEKYKKDLQQVTAELADKEKEINDKNSELEELVRAISKRSTGLGILSAMVPFLGAIISSIVQAAKNPGDKARIQALQNKINLLVSDKTALKQREYTLQNEVFSWQMQAAKAKMELGSIPSPEHLDEVQTCLSRIQQILVQLQKFWEKIGAMLDYLKDKTFVGEDMIDDLDILKDVFLESITTAGEVWTKFGAVCAKANGIFSVQARDAYSFLEINPSSLSKEEWQSQYDAVKEKLELINPSPPAIEGTGTEEPPASAITQ, encoded by the exons ATGGCGGGTCGCTCTGGACTCTCATCCATCGGAAGGGGAATCCCCGCTGCGTCCATTGACTGGCGAAGTCTTCTGTCAGGCAAGACCAAAGCAGGGGACGCAA AAGTGGTACTTAGTGGCTCAGCCTGGAGTCCAGACTTCATACAGGAGCTGTTGCCAGCAGCAGAGAGGACGGCACTACTTTACCATGTGTCCTATCTGTGTCTGGCCGGCTTTCCCACCCTGGAGAGGCTGCTCCGGAGCAGGGCCCTGGAGACTCAGCTCCTCTTTGGCTCCTCAGAGGCTCTCCTGTTCAAG tgtatTGGTACCAGTGAGAACTTGGTGAAATCCCTGTTCCCTATGCTGAAAATAGCAGTGGAAAAGAACAAGCCCACACTCGCTGTGAAGTACCTGGAGAAGGCAAAAGCTTGGATTACCAAGATCATCACTGAAGTTGAACAGATTGTGGAGag ATATAATTCACACAACAGAGATATTGCCACAACCACCAGTGATGTTATCACAGAGAAGACTGAAACTGACAAAAAGATTGAATCTCAAACCAAGGAAGCTGAAATAGCTGAGACCACTGTGGAAAAGTACAAGAAAGACCTGCAACAGGTTACTGCAGAGCtggcagataaagagaaagaaataaacgaCAAAAACAGTGAGCTTGAGGAGCTTGTCAGAGCCATTTCTAAAAGGAGCACTGGGCTTGGCATCCTGAGTGCCATGGTGCCTTTTCTTGGAGCCATAATCTCCTCCATCGTCCAGGCAGCCAAAAACCCAGGGGATAAAGCCAGAATCCAGGCTCTGCAGAACAAGATCAATTTACTCGTTTCAGacaaaactgcactgaaacagaGGGAGTACACCTTACAGAATGAGGTGTTCAGCTGGCAAATGCAGGCGGCAAAAGCCAAAATGGAGTTGG GTTCAATTCCATCCCCAGAGCATCTTGACGAGGTTCAGACTTGCCTCTCCAGAATCCAGCAGATTCTAGTTCAGCTACAAAAATTCTGGGAGAAAATTGGTGCAATGCTGGATTACCTGAAGGATAAAACCTTTGTTGGGGAAGACATGATTGATGACCTAGACATCTTAAAAGATGTATTTTTGGAATCAATCACCACAGCTGGAGAG GTTTGGACAAAATTCGGTGCTGTATGTGCGAAAGCCAATGGCATATTCAGCGTCCAGGCCAGAGATGCCTACAGCTTCCTGGAGATCaatccttcctctctctctaaagaggAGTGGCAGAGTCAGTATGATGCTGTGAAGGAGAAGCTGGAGTTGATAAATCCCTCCCCACCTGCCATTGAGGGGACTGGCACTGAGGAGCCTCCTGCTTCAGCCATCACCCAGTAA